The Malus domestica chromosome 06, GDT2T_hap1 genome has a segment encoding these proteins:
- the LOC103436694 gene encoding AT-rich interactive domain-containing protein 5-like, with protein MEDEEKSHSESNTKQHASKEDQTGQLPQLETNDQVMRDATEDNPPTHEANVADVKVNEALLSDVPIEHKDNASNASDRNQLKTVDDKQVGVGELKNGLNDTEMAEAEESGDGTPSQQAAFMKEVESFYRENALEFKAPKFYGEPLNCLKLWRAVTRLGGYDVVTASKLWRQVGESFHPPKTCTTVSWTFRIFYEKALLEYEKHKRKIGELRLPVGPITQSTSVEKEASAHQAPGSGRARRDAAARAMQGWHAQRLVGYGEVAEPTIKDKHLSSIPKREKNLKSIGSVKHRTPTNLELSTTNIEADKQVVTTVVDLGPPADWVKINVRETKDCFEVYALVPGLLREEVRVQSDPAGRLVITGQPEQIDNPWGITPFKKVVSLPGKIDPLQTSAVVSLHGRLFVRVPFEQ; from the exons ATGGAGGACGAAGAAAAGTCACACAGTGAATCGAATACCAAACAACACGCGTCCAAGGAGGATCAGACTGGGCAGCTACCTCAACTGGAAACCAACGATCAAGTTATGAGGGATGCTACTGAGGACAACCCGCCTACTCATGAGGCAAATGTTGCTGATGTTAAAGTCAATGAGGCTCTTCTTAGTGATGTGCCCATAGAACACAAGGACAATGCCAGCAATGCCAGTGACAGGAATCAGCTTAAAACTGTAGATGATAAACAAGTGGGAGTGGGGGAGTTGAAGAATGGGTTGAACGATACTGAG ATGGCTGAGGCTGAGGAATCTGGGGATGGGACACCATCACAGCAAGCAGCATTTATGAAGGAGGTGGAAAGTTTCTACAGGGAGAACGCCTTGGAGTTTAAGGCCCCAAAGTTTTATGGAGAGCCGCTGAATTGCCTTAA GTTATGGAGAGCTGTTACTAGATTGGGTGGCTATGACGTG GTGACTGCATCAAAGTTGTGGCGGCAAGTAGGAGAGTCCTTCCATCCCCCCAA GACGTGCACAACAGTATCTTGGACTTTCCGCATATTTTATGAAAAG GCACTTTTGGAATATGAGAAGCATAAGAGGAAAATTGGTGAACTTCGACTTCCTGTTGGACCTATCACTCAGTCTACAAGTGTTGAGAAGGAG GCAAGTGCTCATCAAGCTCCTGGATCAGGCAGGGCACGAAGGGATGCTGCAGCTCGTGCAATGCAGGGTTGGCATGCACAGCGTCTTGTTGGATATGGTGAGGTTGCCGAGCCTACTATTAAG GACAAGCACTTGAGTTCTATCCCAAAGCGTGAAAAGAATCTTAAAAGCATTG GTTCGGTTAAACACAGGACACCAACAAACCTGGAGCTTTCAACTACAAATATTGAGGCAGATAAGCA GGTAGTCACAACTGTTGTTGATCTTGGACCTCCAGCTGATTGGGTGAAGATCAATGTACGAGAAACT AAAGATTGCTTTGAGGTATATGCTTTGGTTCCTGGTCTTCTGCGTGAGGAG GTCCGAGTTCAGTCAGATCCAGCTGGACGTCTTGTTATAACAGGTCAACCAGAGCAGATTGACAATCCTTGGGGTATCACACCATTTAAGAAG GTTGTGAGCTTACCTGGAAAAATTGATCCCCTTCAAACATCTGCTGTGGTTAGCCTGCATGGGCGGTTATTCGTGCGTGTTCCTTTTGAACAGTGA
- the LOC103436682 gene encoding DEAD-box ATP-dependent RNA helicase 42 codes for MEEVKHKSRKEGESKRSHRDRDREKERNGERHRDKDKDKRDRDSRRYEREKSSDSDERYDMEKHGDRDSDRKRNRDDERERTRDKKRDKDKERDKDKEKEKRDRTREKEKEREKERQREKEREREKERQREKEKEKEKEREREREREREKEKERERERERREREREIEDKREREREREKDRDRERRVRERERRRDIDADDTDDDGRERDRKRPRKDNNDYKERERERSSSRSKRHRDDGDGSPRKKSDEGDSSEEEQPTREEELEDEQRKLDEEMEKRRRRVQEWQELKRKKEETEREKNGEGDADEPKSGKAWTLEEESDDEEVPSLEKSETGIDVDEEDNHTDRKVGDAMAVVSEDETAAPTLHNGADDAADDEEVDPLDAFMNSMVLPEVEKLTNAVEPSIVDEKNKDKKDGRNNGEQPRRGSNKSMGRIIPGEDSDSDYGDLENDDDPVEDEGDDEFIKRVKKTKAEKLAVVDHSKIDYDPFRKNFYIEVKEMSRMTPEEVGVYRKQLELKIHGKDVPKPIKTWHQTGLTSKILETIKKLNYEKPMPIQAQAVPIIMSGRDCIGIAKTGSGKTLAFVLPMLRHIKDQPPVVAGDGPIGLIMAPTRELVQQIHSDIKKFTKVLGLRCVPVYGGSGVAQQISELKRGAEIVVCTPGRMIDILCTSGGKITNLRRVTYLVVDEADRMFDMGFEPQITRIVQNIRPDRQTVLFSATFPRQVEVLARKVLNRPVEIQVGGRSVVNKDITQLVEVRMENERFLRLLELLGEWYEKGKILIFVESQNKCDALFRDLLRHGYPCLSLHGGKDQTDRESTITDFKSNVCNLLVATSVAARGLDVKELELVINYDSPNHYEDYVHRVGRTGRAGRKGCAITFISGEDARYAPDLVKALELSEQVVPDDLKSLADNFTAKVNQGLEQAHGTGYGGSGFKFNEEEDEVRRAAKKAQAKEYGFEEDKSDSEDEDDGIRKAGGDISQQAALAQIAAIAAASKASTASMQTPASAAQLLPSSGLPVSLPGVLGLALPGTAAVAAGTSLPLVGNDGAARAAAIAAAMNLQHNLAKIQADAMPEHYEAELEINDFPQNARWKVTHKETLGPISEWTGAAITTRGQYFPPGKVTGPGDRKLYLFIEGPTEQSVKRAKTELKRVLEDISNQALSLPGGAQQGRYQVL; via the coding sequence ATGGAAGAGGTCAAACATAAATCTAGGAAGGAGGGGGAATCCAAGAGGAGTCATCGAGATCGGGATCGTGAAAaggagagaaatggagagaggcATAGGGATAAAGATAAAGATAAGAGAGACCGTGATAGTCGGCGCTATGAGAGAGAAAAGAGTTCTGATTCTGACGAGAGGTATGATATGGAGAAGCATGGAGACAGGGATAGTGATAGGAAGCGCAACCGAGATGATGAAAGAGAGAGAACGAGAGACAAAAAGAGGGATAAAGATAAAGAGAgggacaaagacaaagaaaaggagaagAGGGATAGGACtagagagaaggaaaaggaaagggaaaaagaaaggcaaagagaaaaagaaagagaaagggaaaaagaaagacaaagagaaaaggagaaagaaaaagaaaaagaacgtgaaagagaaagagaaagagaaagagaaaaagaaaaagaacgagaaagagagagggagagaagggaacgagaaagagagatagaagataagagggagagagagagggagagggaaaaAGATAGAGATCGGGAGAGGAGGGTGCGGGAGAGGGAGAGGCGCAGGGACATTGATGCTGATGATACTGATGATGATGGTAGGGAGCGTGATAGGAAGCGACCTAGGAAAGATAACAATGACTacaaggagagggagagggaaagGAGTAGCAGCAGGTCAAAAAGACATAGGGATGATGGAGATGGGAGCCCCAGAAAGAAGTCTGATGAAGGTGATTCATCTGAGGAAGAACAACCAACCCGTGAGGAGGAGCTGGAGGATGAACAACGGAAATTGGATGAGGAAATGGAAAAGCGGAGAAGGAGAGTTCAGGAGTGGCAAGAgttaaaaagaaagaaggaagaaaccgagagagagaagaatggGGAAGGGGATGCTGATGAACCTAAGTCAGGAAAGGCCTGGACTCTTGAAGAAGAATCTGATGATGAAGAAGTACCTTCCTTAGAGAAATCAGAGACAGGTATAGATGTTGATGAAGAAGACAATCATACTGACAGAAAAGTTGGAGATGCTATGGCGGTAGTTTCTGAAGATGAAACAGCCGCACCCACTTTGCACAATGGGGCCGATGATGCTGCTGATGATGAGGAAGTTGATCCTTTAGATGCTTTTATGAATTCTATGGTATTGCCTGAAGTTGAGAAGCTGACCAATGCAGTGGAACCGTCAATTGTTGATGAAAAGAAcaaggataagaaggatggtcGAAACAATGGTGAACAACCAAGGAGAGGTTCAAATAAATCGATGGGCAGAATAATTCCTGGGGAGGATTCTGACTCAGATTATGGGGACTTGGAGAATGATGATGATCCCGTAGAAGATGAAGGTGATGATGAGTTCATAAAAAGGGTGAAAAAGACAAAAGCTGAGAAGCTCGCTGTAGTTGATCACTCAAAGATAGATTATGATCCATTTCGTAAAAATTTCTATATTGAAGTGAAGGAGATGTCAAGAATGACCCCAGAAGAGGTGGGGGTGTATCGGAAACAATTGGAATTGAAGATCCATGGTAAAGATGTGCCCAAGCCCATCAAGACCTGGCACCAAACTGGACTTACAAGTAAAATCttggaaacaataaaaaagctTAACTATGAAAAGCCAATGCCAATTCAGGCTCAGGCAGTGCCTATAATTATGAGTGGTCGAGACTGCATTGGCATTGCGAAGACTGGGTCAGGCAAAACCCTTGCATTTGTGCTGCCAATGCTGAGGCATATCAAGGACCAGCCACCTGTGGTAGCTGGAGATGGGCCTATTGGGCTTATAATGGCACCAACGAGGGAGCTTGTTCAGCAAATTCACAGTGATATTAAAAAGTTTACAAAGGTACTTGGTCTCAGGTGTGTGCCTGTATACGGAGGTTCTGGTGTTGCCCAACAGATTAGTGAATTGAAGCGGGGGGCCGAAATTGTCGTCTGTACCCCTGGTAGGATGATTGACATACTGTGCACAAGTGGGGGGAAAATAACAAATCTGCGTAGAGTTACTTATTTGGTTGTGGATGAAGCTGATCGAATGTTTGACATGGGCTTTGAACCGCAAATCACCCGAATTGTACAAAATATCCGGCCTGATCGTCAAACTGTTTTGTTTTCTGCCACCTTCCCTCGCCAGGTTGAAGTCTTGGCACGCAAAGTCTTAAACAGACCTGTGGAAATACAAGTTGGTGGAAGGAGTGTTGTGAATAAGGACATAACACAATTAGTTGAAGTGAGGATGGAAAATGAAAGGTTCTTGAGATTGTTAGAGCTGCTTGGGGAATGGTATGAGAAAGGaaaaattttgatatttgttGAGTCACAGAACAAATGCGATGCTTTGTTCAGGGATCTGCTTAGGCATGGTTATCCTTGTCTCTCACTTCATGGGGGCAAAGATCAGACAGATCGTGAGTCCACCATAACTGACTTTAAGAGCAATGTTTGTAATTTGTTGGTTGCAACAAGCGTTGCTGCCAGAGGGTTAGATGTGAAGGAGCTTGAACTGGTAATCAATTATGACAGTCCAAATCACTATGAAGACTATGTTCACCGGGTTGGCCGAACAGGGCGAGCTGGCCGGAAAGGTTGTGCTATAACTTTTATCTCTGGGGAAGATGCTAGATATGCTCCGGATCTTGTCAAAGCATTGGAACTCTCTGAGCAAGTTGTTCCAGATGACCTGAAGTCTCTCGCTGATAATTTCACGGCAAAAGTAAATCAGGGACTTGAGCAAGCTCATGGGACTGGTTATGGGGGAAGTGGTTTCAAATTtaatgaagaggaagatgaagTGAGGAGAGCAGCAAAGAAAGCACAAGCCAAGGAATATGGTTTTGAGGAGGACAAGTCAGATtcagaagatgaagatgatggtATTCGAAAGGCAGGGGGTGACATCTCACAGCAGGCTGCCCTTGCTCAGATAGCTGCCATTGCTGCTGCCTCCAAAGCTAGTACGGCTTCAATGCAGACCCCTGCCTCTGCTGCCCAACTACTTCCAAGCAGTGGACTGCCTGTTTCTCTTCCAGGTGTCCTTGGTCTAGCGTTGCCAGGAACAGCAGCAGTTGCTGCTGGGACTAGTCTGCCTCTCGTGGGCAATGATGGGGCTGCTCGGGCAGCAGCTATTGCAGCTGCAATGAACTTACAGCATAACTTGGCAAAGATTCAAGCTGATGCAATGCCTGAACACTATGAAGCAGAATTGGAGATAAATGATTTTCCCCAGAATGCTCGATGGAAGGTTACCCACAAGGAAACTTTGGGCCCTATATCAGAGTGGACTGGGGCTGCCATTACTACCAGGGGTCAGTATTTCCCACCAGGCAAGGTTACAGGACCAGGGGATCGCAAGCTCTACCTGTTTATCGAGGGCCCTACTGAACAATCTGTCAAGAGAGCTAAGACAGAATTAAAACGTGTTTTGGAAGACATCTCAAATCAGGCATTATCGCTTCCTGGTGGAGCTCAGCAAGGCAGATATCAAGTTTTATAA
- the LOC103436681 gene encoding protein PIN-LIKES 3-like produces MELLQLFVTASIPVLKVLLITALGSYLALDRVDILGEVTRKNVNTVVFYVFNPALVGSNLARTITYQSMAKLWFMPVNILITFIIGSVLGWILIQLTRPPAHLRGLVLGCCAAGNLGNLLLIIVPAVCKEKGSPFGAPDVCHTYAMAYASLSMAIGAVYLWSYVYNIVRISSTRGIQDSNQSAEKSFTSDQASCTEPLLSSKECVTVGENQDQYALPYTAVPEEAAKATTSSKLKKHIVMVFKKINLKAIFAPSTTGAVVGFAIGVIPQIRNLLIGDGAPLRVIQDTAYLLGNGAIPALTLIIGGNLLKGLRGSGIQKSLVVGIIVVRYVALPLIGILVIKGALKFGLVHYDPLYLFVLLLQFSLPPAMNIGTMTQLFGAGENECSVIMLWTYAFASLSLTFWSAAFMWLVTRL; encoded by the exons ATGGAGCTTCTGCAGCTGTTTGTGACGGCCTCAATTCCAGtgttgaaagtgcttttgataACAGCACTTGGCTCATACCTTGCTCTTGATCGTGTCGATATTTTGGGGGAGGTTACTAGAAAGAACGTAAACACT GTTGTATTTTATGTGTTCAATCCTGCTCTCGTGGGTTCCAACCTTGCGCGGACAATTACATATCAAAGCATGGCTAAATT GTGGTTCATGCCAGTGAATATCCTCATCACATTTATAATTGGTTCCGTGCTCGGATGGATTCTCATCCAATTAACAAGGCCTCCTGCCCATCTGCGAGGCCTTGTCTTGGGTTGCTGTGCTGCAG GAAATTTGGGTAACTTGCTCCTCATTATAGTCCCAGCAGTTTGTAAAGAAAAAGGAAGCCCGTTTGGAGCTCCTGATGTCTGTCACACATATGCTATGGCTTATGCTTCGCTCTCAATGGCG ATAGGAGCCGTTTATTTGTGGTCCTATGTATATAATATTGTGAGGATATCTTCAACAAGGGGCATCCAAGATTCTAATCAGTCCGCCGAGAAGTCCTTCACATCCGACCAAGCAAGTTGCACTGAGCCTCTGCTTTCTTCAAAGGAATGTGTCACAGTTGGTGAAAATCAGGATCAATATGCACTGCCATACACTGCTGTGCCAGAAGAAGCAGCAAAG GCGACGACTTCAAGTAAACTAAAGAAACATATAGTGATGGTGTTTAAAAAGATCAATCTGAAAGCAATATTTGCCCCTTCAACTACTGGAGCG GTGGTTGGTTTTGCAATCGGAGTCATCCCTCAGATTAGAAATTTACTGATAGGTGATGGTGCTCCTCTACGGGTGATTCAAGATACTGCTTATTTGTTGGG GAACGGAGCCATCCCAGCTCTCACTTTGATAATAGGAGGAAACCTACTTAAAG GTTTGAGAGGGTCAGGGATTCAGAAATCTCTTGTCGTTGGCATCATCGTTGTTCGTTATGTTGCCCTGCCTCTTATAGGCATATTGGTTATTAAAGGGGCACTGAAATTTGGGTTGGTGCACTATGATCCATTATATCTGTTTGTTCTTCTGCTTCAGTTTTCACTCCCACCTGCGATGAACATAG GAACAATGACGCAATTATTCGGAGCAGGAGAGAATGAATGTTCAGTTATCATGTTGTGGACTTATGCCTTTGCTTCACTGTCGCTTACATTCTGGTCCGCCGCCTTCATGTGGCTTGTAACACGACtgtga